One region of Gorilla gorilla gorilla isolate KB3781 chromosome 13, NHGRI_mGorGor1-v2.1_pri, whole genome shotgun sequence genomic DNA includes:
- the ISCA1 gene encoding iron-sulfur cluster assembly 1 homolog, mitochondrial isoform X2, producing MVAAGGGARAEGAVRRSLWRQCACRVHGEKLKQPTFGPRHRGAGTAKMSASLVRATVRAVSKRKLQPTRAALTLTPSAVNKIKQLLKDKPEHVGVKVGVRTRGCNGLSYTLEYTKTKGDSDEEVIQDGVRVFIEKKAQLTLLGTEMDYVEDKLSSEFVFNNPNIKGTCGCGESFNI from the exons ATGGTGGCGGCGGGGGGCGGGGCTAGGGCTGAGGGCGCCGTGCGCCGAAGCTTGTGGCGTCAATGCGCCTGCCGTGTCCATGGAGAGAAGCTGAAGCAGCCGACCTTCGGCCCGAGGCACCGGGGCGCCGGGACGGCGAAGATGTCGGCTTCCTTAGTCCGGGCAACTGTCCGGGCTGTGAGCAAGAGGAAGCTGCAGCCCACCCGGGCAGCCCTCACCCTG acaccTTCAGCAGTAAACAAGATAAAACAACTTCTTAAAGATAAGCCTGAGCAT GTAGGTGTAAAAGTTGGTGTCCGAACCAGGGGCTGTAATGGCCTTTCTTATACtctagaatatacaaagacaAAAGGAGATTCTGATGAAGAAGTTATTCAAGATG gAGTCAGAGTATTCATCGAAAAGAAAGCACAGCTAACACTTTTAGGAACAGAAATGGACTATGTTGAAGACAAATTATCCAGTGAGTTTGTGTTCAATAACCCAAACATCAAAGGGACTTGTGGCTGTGGAGAAAGCTTTAATATTTGA
- the ISCA1 gene encoding iron-sulfur cluster assembly 1 homolog, mitochondrial isoform X3: MVAAGGGARAEGAVRRSLWRQCACRVHGEKLKQPTFGPRHRGAGTAKMSASLVRATVRAVSKRKLQPTRAALTLTPSAVNKIKQLLKDKPEHVGVKVGVRTRGCNGLSYTLEYTKTKGDSDEEVIQDGYKPVLHVTVLNTVHGSDTVNIHFLHVANWKNE; this comes from the exons ATGGTGGCGGCGGGGGGCGGGGCTAGGGCTGAGGGCGCCGTGCGCCGAAGCTTGTGGCGTCAATGCGCCTGCCGTGTCCATGGAGAGAAGCTGAAGCAGCCGACCTTCGGCCCGAGGCACCGGGGCGCCGGGACGGCGAAGATGTCGGCTTCCTTAGTCCGGGCAACTGTCCGGGCTGTGAGCAAGAGGAAGCTGCAGCCCACCCGGGCAGCCCTCACCCTG acaccTTCAGCAGTAAACAAGATAAAACAACTTCTTAAAGATAAGCCTGAGCAT GTAGGTGTAAAAGTTGGTGTCCGAACCAGGGGCTGTAATGGCCTTTCTTATACtctagaatatacaaagacaAAAGGAGATTCTGATGAAGAAGTTATTCAAGATG gctacaaacctgtactgcATGTGACTGTGCTGAATACTGTGCACGGTTCTgacacagtg aatatacattttcttcaCGTTGCAAACTGGAAAAATGAGTGA
- the ISCA1 gene encoding iron-sulfur cluster assembly 1 homolog, mitochondrial isoform X1, whose protein sequence is MVAAGGGARAEGAVRRSLWRQCACRVHGEKLKQPTFGPRHRGAGTAKMSASLVRATVRAVSKRKLQPTRAALTLTPSAVNKIKQLLKDKPEHVGVKVGVRTRGCNGLSYTLEYTKTKGDSDEEVIQDDGLALSPRLECSGVISACCNLHLPGSSDPPTSASQVAGIIGAHHHTWFIFVFLLELYYQLTFLRNPVFPIFIKSYLL, encoded by the exons ATGGTGGCGGCGGGGGGCGGGGCTAGGGCTGAGGGCGCCGTGCGCCGAAGCTTGTGGCGTCAATGCGCCTGCCGTGTCCATGGAGAGAAGCTGAAGCAGCCGACCTTCGGCCCGAGGCACCGGGGCGCCGGGACGGCGAAGATGTCGGCTTCCTTAGTCCGGGCAACTGTCCGGGCTGTGAGCAAGAGGAAGCTGCAGCCCACCCGGGCAGCCCTCACCCTG acaccTTCAGCAGTAAACAAGATAAAACAACTTCTTAAAGATAAGCCTGAGCAT GTAGGTGTAAAAGTTGGTGTCCGAACCAGGGGCTGTAATGGCCTTTCTTATACtctagaatatacaaagacaAAAGGAGATTCTGATGAAGAAGTTATTCAAGATG acggtcttgctctctcgcccaggctggagtgcagtggtgtgatctcggcttgctgcaacctccacctccctggttcaagcgatcctcccacctcagcctcccaagtagctgggattataggtgcccaccaccatacctggttcatttttgtatttttattggagctGTATTATCAACTCACGTTTTTGAGGAATCCtgtatttccaatttttattaaaagctatttattataa